The Eubacteriales bacterium genome window below encodes:
- the scfA gene encoding six-cysteine ranthipeptide SCIFF has product MQHIKIAKKGTLNCNLKNTGCGECQVSCQSACKTSCTVANQKCENKK; this is encoded by the coding sequence ATGCAGCATATTAAAATAGCTAAAAAAGGTACGCTTAATTGCAATTTAAAAAATACAGGCTGTGGAGAATGTCAGGTTTCTTGCCAGTCTGCTTGCAAAACATCTTGCACTGTTGCTAACCAAAAGTGTGAGAACAAAAAATAA
- a CDS encoding TIGR04086 family membrane protein, whose protein sequence is MVKTMVGKSVTKGKTQGADKYFKCMLLSSLRSAILATIFTIALILIFALILKNGGISENSIPLINQIIKISSVVLAAILNVIKVKEKFFLAGALAGVMYVLIGFLTFSLIEGNMGSFLALLSDALMAALIGAIAAIIFSQFKRKK, encoded by the coding sequence ATGGTGAAAACAATGGTCGGCAAAAGTGTAACAAAAGGTAAGACTCAAGGGGCAGACAAATATTTTAAGTGCATGTTGCTTTCTTCACTTCGGTCAGCGATTTTAGCTACTATCTTTACGATCGCGCTGATACTTATATTCGCCCTGATACTTAAAAACGGTGGGATCTCCGAAAATTCGATACCTTTGATAAACCAGATAATAAAAATATCAAGTGTAGTTTTAGCAGCGATTTTAAACGTAATTAAAGTTAAGGAAAAATTCTTTTTAGCTGGTGCTCTTGCAGGCGTTATGTACGTCTTGATAGGGTTTTTAACTTTTTCACTTATAGAAGGCAACATGGGGAGTTTTCTGGCGCTCTTGTCAGATGCACTTATGGCAGCTTTAATAGGCGCTATCGCAGCTATAATATTTTCACAATTCAAGCGCAAGAAATAA
- a CDS encoding homocysteine S-methyltransferase family protein, which translates to MGTLLLKSGLKLGEIPEVLNITHDKLISDIHLSYVKSGADIIYTNTFGANRLKLKDSGYSVDKIVKAAVKNARTACGKDTLVAQDIGPIGKLLEPTGSLTFEEAYDIFAEQVRAGEDADLIVIETMADIYEAKAAVLAAKENSTRPVLVTMTFEKNMRTYTVCSIMDMVLAIGSLGPDAIGINCSLGPKEIYPLVKELSSLTDLPIIVKPNADLPDLDNNQYNITAEEFSDYIHALVPFGIKFAGGCCGTTPEYIKLIKQKLEKENKVKIKKESFSAVCSHGKTVIIDKSRIIGERINPTGKKLFKEALKNGDIDYILGQAIEQVKAGADILDVNVGMPDIDEKATMVKVVKAVQSVVDVPLQIDSSDPEVLEAALRVYCGKPIVNSVNGEEKSLNTILPLVKKYGAAVVGLTLDENGIPKEADKRFEIAKKILNKAAELGIKKEDVFIDCLTLTVSAEPGSAVITLDALKRVKEELKLNTVLGVSNISFGLPEREKINATFLTMALNAGLTLPIINPNIECMTGSVIAYNLLTGKDENASEFISKYGNNIPAKPEVKQAGCADIFYAIENGLKNEGALIVKNLLLEKDPMEIINEYIIPALDTVGDRYEKGEIFLPQLIMSAEVVKSAFEIIKTRLIKDDKASVDNGKIVLATVKGDIHDIGKNIVKVLLQNYGYKVIDLGKDVEVEAIVQTAKSEKAPLVGLSALMTTTLKSMEETIAMIKNEGLNCKVMVGGAVLTPEYAKKIGADFYAKDAKGAVDISKSVFKR; encoded by the coding sequence ATGGGCACCCTGCTTTTAAAAAGCGGTTTAAAGCTGGGTGAAATACCAGAAGTACTAAACATAACACATGATAAGCTTATATCAGATATTCACTTAAGTTACGTAAAAAGCGGCGCGGATATAATATATACGAATACATTCGGTGCAAACAGGCTTAAATTAAAAGACAGCGGTTATAGCGTAGACAAGATAGTTAAAGCAGCTGTCAAAAACGCACGGACCGCCTGTGGCAAAGATACGCTCGTTGCACAGGATATAGGCCCGATAGGCAAGCTTTTAGAGCCTACCGGCAGTTTGACTTTTGAAGAAGCATACGACATATTTGCCGAGCAGGTTAGGGCCGGAGAAGATGCTGATTTAATAGTCATAGAGACTATGGCAGATATATACGAGGCTAAGGCCGCCGTTCTTGCCGCTAAGGAAAATAGTACAAGGCCGGTCCTTGTAACTATGACATTTGAAAAAAATATGCGTACTTATACCGTGTGTTCTATTATGGATATGGTTTTAGCGATAGGCTCGCTCGGGCCGGATGCTATAGGCATAAATTGTTCTCTTGGGCCAAAGGAGATATACCCTTTGGTTAAAGAGCTAAGTTCTCTAACCGATCTTCCTATAATAGTCAAGCCTAACGCAGACCTCCCAGACCTTGACAACAATCAGTATAATATCACCGCCGAGGAATTTAGCGACTATATTCACGCTTTAGTTCCGTTTGGCATAAAGTTTGCGGGAGGATGCTGCGGCACTACACCTGAATATATAAAGCTCATTAAACAAAAGCTTGAAAAAGAAAATAAAGTAAAAATCAAAAAAGAGAGTTTTTCTGCCGTTTGTTCGCATGGGAAGACTGTTATAATAGATAAATCCAGGATAATAGGCGAGCGCATAAACCCGACAGGCAAGAAGCTGTTTAAAGAGGCTCTTAAAAACGGTGATATAGACTATATTTTAGGACAGGCCATCGAACAGGTTAAAGCCGGTGCGGATATTTTAGACGTAAATGTAGGTATGCCTGATATAGACGAAAAAGCGACGATGGTCAAAGTCGTTAAGGCTGTTCAAAGTGTTGTAGACGTTCCGCTTCAGATAGATTCATCAGACCCTGAAGTCCTCGAGGCAGCGCTTAGGGTATACTGTGGCAAGCCGATTGTAAATTCCGTTAACGGAGAGGAGAAATCTTTAAATACTATATTGCCGCTTGTTAAAAAGTATGGGGCCGCAGTTGTAGGGCTAACCCTTGACGAAAACGGAATACCAAAGGAAGCAGACAAAAGGTTTGAAATAGCAAAGAAGATTTTGAATAAAGCGGCTGAATTAGGCATTAAGAAAGAGGATGTATTTATAGATTGTTTGACACTGACGGTTTCAGCAGAGCCAGGTAGTGCAGTTATAACTTTGGATGCCCTAAAAAGGGTAAAAGAGGAATTAAAGTTAAATACAGTCCTTGGAGTATCTAACATTTCATTTGGGCTGCCTGAACGCGAAAAGATAAATGCAACGTTTTTAACTATGGCTCTTAACGCAGGGCTGACTCTTCCTATCATTAACCCGAATATAGAGTGCATGACAGGGTCGGTCATTGCTTATAACCTCCTTACAGGTAAAGACGAAAATGCCAGTGAGTTCATATCTAAATATGGGAATAATATTCCTGCTAAGCCAGAGGTTAAGCAAGCAGGTTGCGCCGATATATTCTATGCAATTGAAAACGGGCTTAAAAACGAAGGGGCGCTAATTGTTAAAAACCTCCTTTTGGAAAAAGATCCTATGGAGATAATAAACGAATACATAATCCCGGCTCTTGATACAGTTGGAGACAGATATGAAAAAGGTGAGATATTTTTACCGCAGCTCATAATGTCTGCCGAAGTCGTTAAATCGGCTTTTGAGATAATTAAGACAAGGCTAATAAAAGACGACAAAGCCTCGGTAGACAACGGCAAGATAGTACTTGCGACTGTTAAAGGGGATATACATGATATAGGGAAAAACATCGTAAAAGTGCTTTTGCAAAACTACGGTTATAAAGTCATAGATTTAGGCAAGGATGTAGAAGTAGAAGCTATTGTACAAACCGCTAAAAGCGAAAAGGCACCGTTAGTTGGGTTGAGTGCTCTTATGACAACCACACTTAAAAGCATGGAAGAAACTATCGCTATGATAAAAAATGAAGGCCTTAATTGCAAAGTTATGGTGGGAGGAGCGGTACTGACTCCGGAATACGCCAAAAAGATAGGCGCAGATTTTTACGCAAAGGACGCAAAGGGAGCGGTCGATATATCTAAAAGCGTATTTAAAAGATAA